GCAAGATCATCTGGCCCCTCATGAAGCGAGCCGACCCGCGGACAGCGAATGGCCGCCCCGGCTTCTTCGCCGTGCACATCGACTGCCGGGGCGATCAGCTCAAGTGGACCGTCGAGCAGGAAGTCCCCGGCACCTGACTTCGGAACGCTCGTGGCGGGCTAGAACGCCCACGCCGGCTCCCGGTCCGCCACCAGCCCGAGCGCCCGCGCCTCCGCGATGAACGCGCCCACCGCCTCGCGCTCGCGCTCCCCGACCTCGAAGCGCAGCAACTGCGTCAGGTACCGCTCCGCCTCCTCCGCCGGCCAGCGCGACGCCGGCTGCCGGCGCGCGATCACCCAGTCCAGGCGCGTGGCGTTGTGCCGCCGGTGCCGGTCGAGCAGCGCCGTCGCGGCCTTCACCTTCTGCGAACCAACATCCTCGCGCCGGCACATCCACACCGCGTACGCAAACGGCAGCCCCGTGAGCGCCTTCCACTGCTCGCCGAGATCGAGCTGGTACGGGTACCGCGACGCCGGCGGGCAGTCCGTCACCACCTTGTCACCGATCAAGAGAACAGTGGGGGGCCAGCTCTCCTCGATCGACCCCGAGGGCGCCGCCCCCTCCAGCGGCATCCGCTCCCGCGCATCAAACCCGATCACTCGCGGCCTCACCCCATACCGCCGCGACAGAATCACCTGCGCCAGGATCACCGACGTGTGGCTGTCCGTGTCCGCGTGCAGCGTCGTCACCTGCTCGAACGGCACCGCCGAGAACACCCGCACCGTCAGCGTCGGCCCGTCGCACCCGATCATCCCCGCCGGCACCAGCGCCAGCGCCGGGTCATCCGACCCCGGCAGCCCCACCGCATCCACCACCGAGCACAGCCCCAAGTCCGCCTCTTCGCTCCGCACCATCCCGGCGATCACCGACGGCACGGCCGGGACCAGCGTCAGCCCCTGCACCTTCTCCAGTCCTTCAACCAGGGGAGCGGTGTTCAGGTAACGCACGCACGCGACGCGGATCGGCTCCATGCGCGAAGGGTAGGTTCAGGAAAGACAATGTGTTGGCACGCGCTTTGCCGATCTTGGCCCCATGCACCCAGCGGGGAAGCGCAAGCTGATCGTCATCGGTGGGGGTGGTCACGCGCTGGTCGTGACCGAGGCCGTGCAGGCCGCGGGCGTGCAGCCCGAGGGCTTCTACGACGACAACCCCGAGGCCGTGCTCGGCCAGCGCCTCAGCATCAACTACCTCGGCCCACTCTCCGCGGCCAAGGTCGGCGACGAGGACCTCTACATCGTCGCCCTGGGCGACGTGCAGCTCCGTCGGCGCGTGCTGCAGGGGCTGCCCTACGACCTCGCGGCCACCATCATCCACGCCGAGTCCTTCGTCGCGCCATCCGCAACGCTCGGCACCGGCATCTTCGTCGCACCCAAGGCGATGGTGCACTCGTTCGCCAGCATCGACGACCACTGCATCATCAACTCCGGCGCGATCGTCGAGCACGAGTGCGCCATCGGTGAGAACACCCACATCGGCCCCGGCGCGGTGCTCGGCGGCGGCGCCCGCGTGGGCGCTCAGACACTCGTCGGCCTGGGCGCCCGCGTGCTCCCCGGCGTGCGGATCGGCTCGGGCTGCGTGATCGGCGCCGGCGCGGTCGTGGTGCGCGACATCCCCAGCGACACCAAGGTCGTCGGCGTCCCGGCTCGCGTGATGTCCTGATTGACGTGGTAAGCGGAAGGCCTACTCGTCGCCCGCCAGATTCGCCGCGATGTACTTCCGCGCCCGCGACTTGTTGTCGCGCGCTGAAATACGGCTGCCGTCCGACCGGAACCGGATCACCTGCCCCGAGCGGCACAGCTTCGCCAGCGCCTGGTTGATGCTCGACTTCAGCGACGTCGGCGCCGCGTTGGAGCGGTACCCCGTCTCCGGCAGCGCATCGCCGATCTCCTCGGTCGTCAGCTGCTCCTGGTAGCGGTCCAGCGACCAGATCGCCAGGATCGCATCCGCGATGTTCATCTTGCCGGCCGTGGGCCGCCCCGCGCCCGCGCCGCCAGATCCGCCGTTACCGACGCGACGCTGCCCGACGTTGTTCCGTCCCTGGTCCTTGTTCAGCATGCCGCTGAAGGACGAGACCTTGCGGTTCTGGGCATCCACCAGCTGCTGGGCGTACTGGCGGATCTGAGAGACCGACGACTCCACCTGCTGCGCCACCGCCGTGTACGCGGCCCGCGCCTCGCGCTCCTTCACCCGCTGCGCCTCGATCCAGCTCGTCACCTTCTCCAACTGCTCGGCAATCTCGACAAGGCTCATCTCATTGACGGGCTTGCCCGCAAGGAACGGGAGGCGTTCATCAGGTTGCACTATGTAGCTCCAGGGAGTGACCCAACCGTCCCGAGCAGCGGGCGTCGACAAGAGCCCCGCGTCCCGAACAGGGGGGCACATCAATAGCACTCGCAACGAAGGTGCGTCAACAGTGTGACAGAAGACTGTTGGTAAAGCTACTGCATATCCATGCACCCATCCGTCTTTGAATCCTTTTCCCCCCGTGTCCGTACCGTATTGGCGCAGAGGTTGCCCGGGCTCTGTTGGGTGCTGTTCGGGAAATCCGGGTGCATTGCAGGAAACTTCCGGGTACGCTTGGGCTGCAAACAGGAGACGACCATGGCACGCCGCACACCCCGCCTCGTCCACACCGCCCGACGCGCCTTCACGCTCATCGAGCTCCTCGTAGTCGTCGGCATCATCGGCGTGCTGGTCGGCCTCACCCTCTTCGTCGGCACCCAGGTCGTCGGCGGCGGCAAGCAGCGCACCACCCAGCAGATCATCCAGGTGCTCGACCAGGCGATGCAGACCTACATCACGTCCACCGGAGACAACCCGACCGCGATCTACGTCCACCGCGACCCGGCCGGAACTCTCACGTACTTCCCCATCGGCGACGTGCGAGACATGACCACCAACGCTGTTGCCGTCCCCGGCGAGTTCCCGGGTGGGCACCCGATGGTCAATGCCGTCGGAATGTTCTACGAGGAAGCACGGACAAAGCCTGAAGTCAGCAAAATCCTCGACAAGATCCCCCAGCAATACGTCCGCATGTACGACATTGACGGCACCGGGCCGCAGCCTGCCCTCCTGACGGTCTTCGACGCCTGGGGCAAGCCCATTCGTTACGTACATCCCACGTTTCAGGGTGTTTACTCCGACGACCCTACCAACAACTCGCCCAACCCAGCCACCGCCCGCCCGACCATTGCCGTGTGCCCGCTCCCCGCGGGTCTCCCCGCCGGCACCGCCTACTCGGTCCCAAACATCCGCCGCAACAACGTCCCCACCGGCACCGGCACCGCCGCCGACAATCAGCCCGACGGGGACGGCGGCATGTGCGTCGGCCACCGCCCGTACTTCTACTCCCTCGGCCCCGACGGCCTCTGCGGCGTCAAGAAGTCAGGCTCCCCGGGCACGGTGGTCGAGAACTACAACGCGGACAACATCTACACCACCATCCCCAACTTCGTCGACAAGTGAACGCCCGGCGGGCGTGGCGGCCCCGAGCGGCCTACCATCGTCCCTGCACCCGGGGTGTAGCGCAGCTTGGTAGCGCGTCTCGTTCGGGACGAGAAGGTCGCAGGTTCAAATCCTGTCACCCCGACTTGGAAAGCACAACGCCCCGCAGGGACCAACCCTGCGGGGCTTGTTCTTTTCCGCCGCCTCGATGCCTTGGCGCCTCCTGCCCTGATGCCTCTCTTCCACCCGCCCTTTCAGCCTCCCCTACGCCGAGACGCTGCCTCCCGCAACGCCCCCTCCACCAGCATCTCCACCGCCCACGCCTTCACCTTCCGCGCCGCCGGCTCGGGCATCCCCAGCACATCCGTCAGCACGATCATCGACTCGGTCCCGAACACCAGCGCCAACGCCGCGCACAACTGCCGGTACGTCTCCCGCCCCAGCTTCGCCCGCACCGGCTCCAGCGCCGCCTCGATCAGCGGCGTCCGCCGGTTCTGCCGCAGCGGCACCCCGCGCTCCCCATCCAGCACCCGTGTGACCGACGCCGCCAGCATCAGCCGCAGCTGCGCCGCGTTCGCGTACACCACCTCGTGCATCGCCGCCTCGGCCCGAAGCGCCCGCTCCACCGGGTCCGTCGATGTGTCCCCCTCAAAGAACGCGGCGGACTCCGGCACGGCCCGATCCACCGGCGCCTCGGCCAGCAACGCCTCCACCGTCGGGAAGTACCGGTAGGCCGTCGCCCGCGAGACCCCCGCCTCCATTGCCACCTCGTCCATATCCGGGCTGCGCCCGCTCTTCAACAGCCGCGCCGCCGCGGTGAGCAGGTCCTTCCGCGTGCGTGCCCGCTGGTTCGCCCGCCCGCCCCCTTGCCCAACCGCTTGCCCGCCCGCACGCCCAGCTGCTGCTTGTTTCACTCGTGCCATGTGGTTCAGTCCTGCGGCAACTGCTGAAGAATCGCGGCCATGTCCAGCCACACCTGCTCGCGCCCGATCTGCCCGTCACCGGTGAACTCCACCACGTGCAGTAGCCGGAAACGCAGCGGCCGGTTCCGCCCCTCCAGCCCGAACGGCCGGCCCGGCGCCCGCCCCTCCCACATCGACTCGTCAATCAGGAAGTTGTCGCCGTACAGCCGCTTGATCATCGTCGTGCGGCTCTCCGCGAGGTCCTTGAACATCTGCTTGTAGAAGGGCCGAGCCGCGTCGCGCCCTACGGTGGGCCCCGTCGGGTAGCCCACGATGTCGTGCACCGCATCAGGCGCGAGCGTGGCGACCACGCCGTCCACGTCATCCGTAGCCTCAAACCCGAAGTGCTCGTCGATCTTGCGGTCCATCTGCGCGGGCGTCAGCGGCATGGCTCATCTCCTGGTGCGTCTTTTCCGTTCGTGCGACGAACGTCGCTTCGTGAGACAGTAGTCTCACAGCGGGCAAAGGCAAGCCCGCGGGACCCTCATCCCGCGGGCGTGTTCTGAACTGCGATTGCGCCTACCGCCGCCCCAGCCGCCCCACATACCCCGCCAGCTGTTCGAACGTCCCGCCCCAGCCGCCGCTCATTGACGCGTGCCCATCCTCGAACGCTCTCCGCTCCGCCGCCGTGGCGTTCGTCGGCGTCCACGTGACCGTCACCACCGTGCCCCCGCCGATCCCCGCGTGCGGCTTGAACGTGACCTCCGACAGCCACTCCAGCGGCCACGTCTCATCGAAGAACGCCCGCACCGGCTCGCCCCGCTCATCCGCGAACGACACCAGGAACAGCAGCCGCTCCGGCGGCGTGATCTCGCGGAACACCCACCGCCCGAAGTGCGCCGACCCGTCCGCCATCCCCATGCGGTACACCATCCGCCCGCCCGGCCGCAGCTCCATCTCGCTCACCGTCAGCCGCGTCCCCTTGGGCCCGAACCACTGCTCCAGGTGCTCGCGCTCGGTCCACAACTGGTACACGAGCTCCACCGGCGCCTGGATCACGCGCGTGATGACGAACGGCCTGCCCTCGCCCTCCACGCCCGCACCACGCCTCCGCATCGCCGCGGCCTCCGCCAGCCGCCCCAGCGTCTGCTTGCCGCCTTCCAGGGCCCCGTACTTCGCGATCACCGCTTCCTTCACCGCCGCCGACGAGAACGTCATCCGCAGCGTCACCAGCGTGTTCTGGTCCGCGGCACCGGCGGGCTCGAAGGTGGCCGTGGTCTGGAAGTCGATGGGTTCGCCGCCGGGCGTGCCGCCGTGCTTGTAGGTGAGTCGCTCGGGCCGCGTCACCTCGAGGTACGTGATCAGGTTGTCGTAGTCGCGCCCATCCGGCCCGTGCATCGTGAACCGCCACGACCCGCCCGCCCGCACGTTCATCGAGCTTGTTGTCGTCGTGAACCCCTGCGGACCCCACCACGCCCCGATCTCCTCCGGGCTCGTCCACAAGTCAAACACCAGCTCGCGCGGCGCCTCGATCAGCTTCGTCAGAACAATCTCCCGGTCAGCAGTTGCAGAGGTCGACATCTCAGCACTTCCTTGGCACACGCGCGCACATCACCCACGCGCCACAGACGGGCGCACGTTCTCGAATGAAGACATCCACCACGGAGGAACGCGGAGGAAGCGGAGTCACGCGGAGTCTGAGGTAGAATCAAGAGGAGCGTGGGCCAGGGTGCAAACGAGCGCGCCCAACCAAAGCCTTCCTCCGCGAAACTCCGCCCCCTCCGCGCCCCTCCGCGGTAGAGACTTCCTCTTCGCGCCTTCGCGCTTCCTTCGCGATCTTCGCGTTCAACCGGCTCTTACTTCAGTCGCCGGTAGTGCGCCTGCATGAACTGGTTCCAGTTCCCATCATCCCCCAGCATGAACGACGTGAGCGTGCGGTAGTCGTCATTCACGAACTCGATCACGTCCCGGTACTGCGCCAGCGCCCCCGGCTTGTCGAACCGCGGCCCCTCGGCGCTCAGCGTCAGCCGGTTGCCCTCCAGCTTCCCGTCGTACACCCACAGGTTGCTCATCATCGAGCCGATCCACGTCCCCACGAACTTGTCGCGCAGCGTGTCGTAGCCCAAAGACATGATCATGGTGTGCGAGGCCCCGCCTGGCATCTCGCCCTTGCCCTCACCGATGTACCACAGCCCGCCGATGGACCGGAACGACTCGGTCCCGCGGCTCTTCTTGCCCGGCTCACACTCCATCTCCGATTCCCAGTCGCCCAGGAGTTTGTTCAGCCACTGATGGTTCTTGTTGGGGGTCTCGGGTTGCATTGCCTTGCTCCTTTTGTGCCTTCTCTCGACGGTGAATGACTCTGACTAGGAACGGTTCAGAGCCGCCGCTCCGCCCGCTCGCGGATCTTCTCGAGCTCGTACTCCCACCCCTCCGAGACGCCCGTGCGGTGCTCCTCGGTGATGGTGCCGAAGGCCCGGTGGCACAGCGTCAGCAGCGTACCCGCCCCGTCCTCCTTGAGTCGATACTGGATGTGCGAAACCGCCGCGTACGACATGAACATCGGCCCGTGCAGCTCCAGCAGCGCCGGCGGCTTGATCACCTGCACGTGCGCCCAGTGGTGCCCGGTGTTGTTGCCCAGGTCCCGGTACCACCGCCCGCCCGGCCACGCCTCCAGCTTCATCGGGAACGGCTGCCCGCCCGGCATCTCGCTCGCCGGCCCCAGCGTGTCCAGCAGCGCCTGCCACGAATCCTGCACGGGGGCCTTGATCCGCACCTCGCGCTGGATGTGCAGGGTCGAAACGGCGTCTTCGATCGCGGTCGTCATTGGCTGTTCTCCGGTTTGTTGTTCGCCACCGCCCGCTGCTTCGCGAGCGCCTCGGCGCGCTCCTTCAGGCGGTCCAGCTGGTGGTCCCAGAATCGCTCGAAAGTCTTCGTCCAGTCGTGCACGGCCTTCAGCTCCCTCGCGTTCACGCTGTAGATCCGCTCGCGTCCGCGACGCGTCACCGCCACTAGCCCGACCTGTCGCAGCACCGCGAGGTGCTTGGACACCGCCGGTTGCGGCATGCGAAGCGAAGCCACGATGTCGTTCACCGGCCGCTCGCCCCGGCGGGCGAGCAGCTCCACGATCTCGCGCCGCGTGGGCTCGGCGATCGCGGAGAACACATCAGAGGTTGTAGAGGCCCGAGGCACGCCTCAATATATTCCGCAATGGGAATATGTCAAGGCCCCCGCCGACGGACTCGACATCGCCCTGAACGCGCGCTCACATACGACGCAACCTGTGCCCGCAGGATGAACGTGCGCTCACGCCGGTTCTCGATACTGGCCCGTGCACGGGGCACAATGATCGGGTCCCGCGGAGGTGTCAGTGGCGCGAACCAGCAAGATGGTGGTTGTGGCGAACCGGCTGCCGATCAGCCGCGGGAAGAACGGACAGTGGGTCTCCAGCTCCGGCGGCCTGGTCACCGCCCTCGTCCCCATCCTCCAGAAACGCGGCGGCGCCTGGATCGGCTGGACCGGCGACGCTGGCCGCGCCGGCCGCCTGCCCAGTGTGGATGGCGTGGCCATGCGCTCCGTCGGCCTGAGCGAAATGGAGATCGACACCTACTACAACGGTTTCAGCAACCGCACCCTGTGGCCGCTCTATCACGATGCCATCCGCGAGCCCGAGTTCAACCACGCCTGGTGGCCTCAGTACGAGGCGGTGAATGAGCGTTTCGCCCGCGCCGCCGCGGCCGCCGCGGGCCCGGGCGACACCGTGTGGGTCCACGACTACCACCTCCAGCTCGTGCCCGAGATGGTCCGCGCCCTCCGACCCGACGTAAAGATCGGGCTCTTCCTCCACATCCCCTTCCCGCCCGAGGAGCTGTTCAGCTGGCTCCCCTGGCGCGAGCGCATCCTTAAGGGCATGCTCGGCGCCGACCTCGTGGGCTTCCAGACCTACTCCGACGCCCAGAACTTCTCGCGCTCCGCCCGTCGCTACACCGAGGCCGACGGAACCGACACCGAGCTGCGCCTCGAGGGCCGCACCATCCGCGTCAACTCGTTCCCGATCTCCATCGACTTCGACTGGTTCGAGCAGCAGGCCCAGCGCCCGGAGATGCAGCAGCAGGCCGACCTCGTCCGCCAGCGCCTGGGCCGCAAGCGCAAGGTGCTCCTGAGCGTCGACCGCCTGGACTACACCAAGGGCATCGACTCGCGCCTGTGCGCCTTCGAAGTCATGCTCCAGCGCGGCAAATTCTCCGTGCAGGACTGCGTGCTGGTGCAGATCGCCGCGCCCAGCCGCGAGCCGGTATTCGAGTACGCGGAGATGCGCACCAAGATCGAGCAGCTGGTGGGCCGCATCAACGGCGAGTACAGCGAGCCGGGGCGCGTGGCCGTGCACTACTTCCGTCGCGGCTTCACCCGCGAGGCCCTCGTGCCGTACTACCTCGCGGCCGACGTGATGATCGTCACCCCGCTGCGCGACGGGATGAACCTGGTGTGCAAGGAGTACATCGCTACCCGCACCCAGCACGACGGCATGCTCGTGCTCAGCGAGTTCGCCGGCGCCGCCCGCCAGCTGCGCCGCTCGCTTCTGGTGAACCCGCGCGACACCGAAGGGATGGCGACGGTGATGGAGCGTGCCATGTCGCTGCCGACCATGGAAGCCCGCCAGCGCATGTCGATCCTGCGGACCATGGTGAGGCGGCACGATGTTCACGAATGGGCCAGCCAGTACCTGGAGGCGTTGCAGGCATGATCCCGCTGGACGATCGGCTGCGGACCCTGGCAAGCACGCCCATCCTGCTGGTGGCGTGCGACTTCGACGGCACCCTCGCGCCGATCGTGGATCACCCCGAGAAGGCACAGCCCGACGAGGAGTCGCTGCTCGCCACCACCGCGCTGGCCAACATGCCGCACACCTACGGCGCGGTGATCTCCGGGCGCGCCCTCAGCGACCTCACCAAAATGGTGCAGGGCGCCAACAAGATGTGGCTCGTCGGCAGCCACGGCACCGAGTTTGACCGCAACTTCGCGGCGTCCCTTCCCCAGACCATCGTCGATCTCCGCGCCCGCGTCCGGGGCGAGCTCGTCCGCGCCGCCGCGGGTATCGACGGCATGTGGATCGAGGACAAGCCCGTGAGCGTCGCGCTGCACTACCGCAACGCCGACGAGCGGGCCGCGCGACCCGTGCTCGAGCAGCTGATGGCCGGGCCCGCGAAGTGGGACGGCGTGATCGTGCGACCGGGTCTCAAGGTGCTGGAGTTCAGCGTCGCGCCCGGGGACAAGGGTCGGGCCCTCGCCGCGATCCGCCACCGCGTGGGCGCCACCGCCATCGTCTTCATCGGCGACGATGCCACCGACGAGGACGCCTTCGGGACGCTGGGCCCCACCGACCTGGGCATCAAGATCGGGCCCGGGCCCACCCGCGCCGAGTACCGCATCGGAAGCGTTGACGAGGTCCCCCACCTGCTCGCCCGTCTGATGCTCCTGCGCAACGACTGGCTCCAGGGGCGCGACCTTGTTCCCATCGAGCACCACTCGCTGGTCTCGGACCAGCGGACCGCCGCGATGGTTGACCCGCGCGGACGCGTCGTGTGGTTGTGCCTGCCGCGGATCGACTCGGCCTCGATGTTCGCGGAGATGCTTGGCGGCCCCTCGCGCGGGTTCTACGAGGTCCGCTCGCTGAACGCCAAGACGCCTCCGCGCCAGAAGTACCTCAACGACAGCTTCGTGCTTCAGACGCAGTGGTCCGACATGTCTGTGACCGACTACCTCGACTGCGCGGGCGGGCGGCCCTTCCAGCGCGCGGGCCGCTCGGACCTGCTGCGGGTGATCGAGCGGGCGCCGGGGATCGAGGGCTCCGTGCGAGCGCTCGTGCGCTTCGCGCCGCGCCTGGACTTCGGGCGCGTTGCGACCAACCTGATCATCAGCCCCGACGGCCTCGAGGTCGAGGGCTCGCACGACCCCATGGTGCTCTACGCGCCGGGCATCAAGTGGAAGCTGGTGCAGGACGGTCTGCACCAGACCGCCGAGGCCGAGATCGAGTTGGGCGAGGAGCCGGTAGTGCTCGAGCTGCGCTACGGCAGCGCGACCATGCGCAAGGCGGTGATCGCCGAGCCCGAGCGCCGGCGGCAGACCGATCGATTCTGGAGCGGCTGGGCATCGACGCTGGAGCAGTGCCCGGTCAAGCCCGAGCTTGTCCGGCGCAGCGCGCTCATCCTGAAAGCTCTGGTGCACGGGCCCACCGGCGCGATCTGCGCCGCGGCCACCACCAGCTTGCCCGAGCAGCTGGGCGGCGTGCGCAACTGGGATTACCGCTACTGCTGGCCGCGGGACGCTTCGCTCTCGGCCGCGGCGCTGGTGCGGCTGGGCAACACGGGCACGGCGATGAAGCTGATCGACTGGCTGATCGAGGTCGTGTTCGCCGCTGAGTCGCCCGACCGCCTGCGGCCCATCTACGAGGTGAGCGGACGCGAGCTGCCGCCGGAAGCGGAGATCGGCGAGCTGGGCGGGTACGGCGCGAGCCGGCCCGTGCGCATCGGCAACGGCGCGGCGTCGCAGGTGCAGCTGGACGTGTTCGGGCCGATTGTCGATCTGGTGGCGCTGCTGGCGGAGCGCGGCGCGCCCATCACGCCCGAGAGCTGGCGGCTGGTCGAGGCCATGGTGCAGGCGGTGGGGGCGCGGTGGATGGAGCCCGACCACGGCATTTGGGAAATCCGTGGCCCGCGCCGGCACCACGTGTACTCCAAGATCATGTGCTGGCACGCGGTGAATCGTGCGCTCACCGTCGCTGAGCATGTCGTCGGCAAGCCGCGCCCGGCTTGGGAGCGGCTGCGCGATGTGATCGCGAACGACGTGTGGGAGAAGGGCTTCGACCGGAATCTCGGCATCTTCCCCGGCGTGTACGGCGGGCACGAGCTGGACGCGGCGGTGCTGACGATGGGAATGTGCAACATGATCCCGCCGCGAGACCCGCGGTTCATCGCGACGGTGGAGGCGACGGAGAAGAGCCTGCGGGGCGGGCCGACGGTGTTCCGCTACAAGGAGGACGACGGCCTGCCGGGCATCGAGGGCGGGCTGCACATCTGCACCTTCTGGCTGGTGGAGGCGCTCACCCTGATCGGCGAGCGCCGGCGGGCGGAGGCGCTGTTCGAGCAGGCGTGCGCGCTGGTGGGGCCGACGGGGATGCTGACGGAGGAGTGGGAGCCGGAGCTGAACATCGCCCTGGGGAACACGCCGCAGGCGTACTCGCACCTGGCGCTGATCAACGCGGCGGTGCGGCTGGCGACGGCGGATTAGCCGACGCCTACGCTTGGGCCCAAACCACAGAGGAGCTTTGACATGGAAACCACCCTGATCATTCTGAAGCCCGATGCCGTGCAGCGGGGGCTCATGG
The sequence above is drawn from the Phycisphaerales bacterium genome and encodes:
- a CDS encoding metalloregulator ArsR/SmtB family transcription factor; translated protein: MFSAIAEPTRREIVELLARRGERPVNDIVASLRMPQPAVSKHLAVLRQVGLVAVTRRGRERIYSVNARELKAVHDWTKTFERFWDHQLDRLKERAEALAKQRAVANNKPENSQ
- a CDS encoding ester cyclase, encoding MPLTPAQMDRKIDEHFGFEATDDVDGVVATLAPDAVHDIVGYPTGPTVGRDAARPFYKQMFKDLAESRTTMIKRLYGDNFLIDESMWEGRAPGRPFGLEGRNRPLRFRLLHVVEFTGDGQIGREQVWLDMAAILQQLPQD
- a CDS encoding SRPBCC family protein translates to MSTSATADREIVLTKLIEAPRELVFDLWTSPEEIGAWWGPQGFTTTTSSMNVRAGGSWRFTMHGPDGRDYDNLITYLEVTRPERLTYKHGGTPGGEPIDFQTTATFEPAGAADQNTLVTLRMTFSSAAVKEAVIAKYGALEGGKQTLGRLAEAAAMRRRGAGVEGEGRPFVITRVIQAPVELVYQLWTEREHLEQWFGPKGTRLTVSEMELRPGGRMVYRMGMADGSAHFGRWVFREITPPERLLFLVSFADERGEPVRAFFDETWPLEWLSEVTFKPHAGIGGGTVVTVTWTPTNATAAERRAFEDGHASMSGGWGGTFEQLAGYVGRLGRR
- a CDS encoding trehalose-6-phosphate synthase, whose protein sequence is MARTSKMVVVANRLPISRGKNGQWVSSSGGLVTALVPILQKRGGAWIGWTGDAGRAGRLPSVDGVAMRSVGLSEMEIDTYYNGFSNRTLWPLYHDAIREPEFNHAWWPQYEAVNERFARAAAAAAGPGDTVWVHDYHLQLVPEMVRALRPDVKIGLFLHIPFPPEELFSWLPWRERILKGMLGADLVGFQTYSDAQNFSRSARRYTEADGTDTELRLEGRTIRVNSFPISIDFDWFEQQAQRPEMQQQADLVRQRLGRKRKVLLSVDRLDYTKGIDSRLCAFEVMLQRGKFSVQDCVLVQIAAPSREPVFEYAEMRTKIEQLVGRINGEYSEPGRVAVHYFRRGFTREALVPYYLAADVMIVTPLRDGMNLVCKEYIATRTQHDGMLVLSEFAGAARQLRRSLLVNPRDTEGMATVMERAMSLPTMEARQRMSILRTMVRRHDVHEWASQYLEALQA
- a CDS encoding menaquinone biosynthesis protein; translated protein: MEPIRVACVRYLNTAPLVEGLEKVQGLTLVPAVPSVIAGMVRSEEADLGLCSVVDAVGLPGSDDPALALVPAGMIGCDGPTLTVRVFSAVPFEQVTTLHADTDSHTSVILAQVILSRRYGVRPRVIGFDARERMPLEGAAPSGSIEESWPPTVLLIGDKVVTDCPPASRYPYQLDLGEQWKALTGLPFAYAVWMCRREDVGSQKVKAATALLDRHRRHNATRLDWVIARRQPASRWPAEEAERYLTQLLRFEVGEREREAVGAFIAEARALGLVADREPAWAF
- the otsB gene encoding trehalose-phosphatase; protein product: MIPLDDRLRTLASTPILLVACDFDGTLAPIVDHPEKAQPDEESLLATTALANMPHTYGAVISGRALSDLTKMVQGANKMWLVGSHGTEFDRNFAASLPQTIVDLRARVRGELVRAAAGIDGMWIEDKPVSVALHYRNADERAARPVLEQLMAGPAKWDGVIVRPGLKVLEFSVAPGDKGRALAAIRHRVGATAIVFIGDDATDEDAFGTLGPTDLGIKIGPGPTRAEYRIGSVDEVPHLLARLMLLRNDWLQGRDLVPIEHHSLVSDQRTAAMVDPRGRVVWLCLPRIDSASMFAEMLGGPSRGFYEVRSLNAKTPPRQKYLNDSFVLQTQWSDMSVTDYLDCAGGRPFQRAGRSDLLRVIERAPGIEGSVRALVRFAPRLDFGRVATNLIISPDGLEVEGSHDPMVLYAPGIKWKLVQDGLHQTAEAEIELGEEPVVLELRYGSATMRKAVIAEPERRRQTDRFWSGWASTLEQCPVKPELVRRSALILKALVHGPTGAICAAATTSLPEQLGGVRNWDYRYCWPRDASLSAAALVRLGNTGTAMKLIDWLIEVVFAAESPDRLRPIYEVSGRELPPEAEIGELGGYGASRPVRIGNGAASQVQLDVFGPIVDLVALLAERGAPITPESWRLVEAMVQAVGARWMEPDHGIWEIRGPRRHHVYSKIMCWHAVNRALTVAEHVVGKPRPAWERLRDVIANDVWEKGFDRNLGIFPGVYGGHELDAAVLTMGMCNMIPPRDPRFIATVEATEKSLRGGPTVFRYKEDDGLPGIEGGLHICTFWLVEALTLIGERRRAEALFEQACALVGPTGMLTEEWEPELNIALGNTPQAYSHLALINAAVRLATAD
- a CDS encoding DUF1579 domain-containing protein, which encodes MQPETPNKNHQWLNKLLGDWESEMECEPGKKSRGTESFRSIGGLWYIGEGKGEMPGGASHTMIMSLGYDTLRDKFVGTWIGSMMSNLWVYDGKLEGNRLTLSAEGPRFDKPGALAQYRDVIEFVNDDYRTLTSFMLGDDGNWNQFMQAHYRRLK
- a CDS encoding acetyltransferase translates to MHPAGKRKLIVIGGGGHALVVTEAVQAAGVQPEGFYDDNPEAVLGQRLSINYLGPLSAAKVGDEDLYIVALGDVQLRRRVLQGLPYDLAATIIHAESFVAPSATLGTGIFVAPKAMVHSFASIDDHCIINSGAIVEHECAIGENTHIGPGAVLGGGARVGAQTLVGLGARVLPGVRIGSGCVIGAGAVVVRDIPSDTKVVGVPARVMS
- a CDS encoding TetR family transcriptional regulator is translated as MARVKQAAAGRAGGQAVGQGGGRANQRARTRKDLLTAAARLLKSGRSPDMDEVAMEAGVSRATAYRYFPTVEALLAEAPVDRAVPESAAFFEGDTSTDPVERALRAEAAMHEVVYANAAQLRLMLAASVTRVLDGERGVPLRQNRRTPLIEAALEPVRAKLGRETYRQLCAALALVFGTESMIVLTDVLGMPEPAARKVKAWAVEMLVEGALREAASRRRGG
- a CDS encoding prepilin-type N-terminal cleavage/methylation domain-containing protein, which codes for MARRTPRLVHTARRAFTLIELLVVVGIIGVLVGLTLFVGTQVVGGGKQRTTQQIIQVLDQAMQTYITSTGDNPTAIYVHRDPAGTLTYFPIGDVRDMTTNAVAVPGEFPGGHPMVNAVGMFYEEARTKPEVSKILDKIPQQYVRMYDIDGTGPQPALLTVFDAWGKPIRYVHPTFQGVYSDDPTNNSPNPATARPTIAVCPLPAGLPAGTAYSVPNIRRNNVPTGTGTAADNQPDGDGGMCVGHRPYFYSLGPDGLCGVKKSGSPGTVVENYNADNIYTTIPNFVDK
- a CDS encoding SRPBCC domain-containing protein, producing the protein MTTAIEDAVSTLHIQREVRIKAPVQDSWQALLDTLGPASEMPGGQPFPMKLEAWPGGRWYRDLGNNTGHHWAHVQVIKPPALLELHGPMFMSYAAVSHIQYRLKEDGAGTLLTLCHRAFGTITEEHRTGVSEGWEYELEKIRERAERRL